The Caloenas nicobarica isolate bCalNic1 chromosome 15, bCalNic1.hap1, whole genome shotgun sequence genome includes a region encoding these proteins:
- the RPN2 gene encoding dolichyl-diphosphooligosaccharide--protein glycosyltransferase subunit 2 isoform X1, giving the protein MAAPGLRLRLAAALGLLLLLAGARALAPSHRLTARDLTRLRAALERPFTDLQAAFYSIVGLSSLGVRVADEKAACSFIKSHVDSSSVDSLFYAAQSIRLLSGCEVTISNETRELLLAAVSEDSSVTQIFHAVGALSGFGLPLASQEALSALTARLSKEESVLATIQALETASYLSQQADLSGIVEEIEDLVARLDDLGGVYLQFEEGIETTALFVAAAYKLSDHVGMEPAMKEDQIIQLMNAIFSKKNFETLSEAFSVACAAGSLSQNRYHLPVIIVPDGPAAVSHHQPILKLQVTDVMSQPLTQAFVRLDYAKSASSKATVLQQTAFTLSGDVFELNFMNVKPASGYYDFSISVDGDKRFIANKVELKVKVSTEVGITNVDLSTVDKDQSIAPKTTRVAYPAKAKGSFTADSHQNFALSFQLIDVNSGAELIPHQTFVRLHNQKTGQEVVFVAEPDSKNVYKFELDTSERKTEFDSASGTYTLYLIIGDATLENPILWNVADVVIKFPEEDAPSTVQSKNLFVPKPEIQHLFREPEKRPSTVVSNTFTALILSPLLLLLILWIKIGANISNFSFAPSTIVFHMGHAAMLGLMYVYWTQLNMFQTLKYLAILGGITFLAGNRMLAQKAVKRIAAEQSSRLAKYRTLR; this is encoded by the exons ATGGCGGCGCCGG GCCTGCGGCTGCGCCTGGCGGCGGCCCTCggcctcctgctcctcctcgcCGGCGCCCGGGCCCTGGCCCCCAGCCACCGCCTCACCGCCCGCGACCTGACCCGGCTGAGGGCGGCGCTGGAGCGGCCCTTCACCGACCTGCAGGCCGCCTTCTACTCCATCGTGGGCCTCAGCAGCCTGGGGGTGCGGGTGGCGGACGAAAAG GCTGCATGCAGTTTCATCAAATCTCATGTGGACTCCAGCAGCGTGGATTCCCTCTTCTATGCGGCGCAGTCCATCCGGCTCCTGTCCGGCTGCGAG GTCACCATTTCAAATGAGaccagggagctgctgcttgcGGCTGTCAGTGAGGATTCCTCTGTCACCCAGATCTTCCACGCCGTCGGGGCCCTGAGTGGCTTTGGCCTCCCTTTAGCATCTCAGGAAGCACTGAGTGCTCTCACTGCTCGGCTTAGCAAAGAAGAAAGTGTGTTGGC AACCATCCAGGCTTTGGAGACGGCATCTTACTTGTCCCAGCAGGCAGATCTAAGTGGCATTGTTGAGGAGATAGAG GATCTTGTTGCTCGCCTGGATGATTTGGGTGGAGTTTACCTGCAGTTTGAAGAAGGAATTGAGACTACTGCACTGTTTGTTGCCGCTGCCTATAAGCTGTCAGACCATGTGGGAATGGAACCAGCAATGAAGGAG gaTCAAATTATCCAGTTGATGAATGCCATTTTTAGCAAGAAAAACTTTGAGACGCTCTCGGAGGCCTTCAGCGTTGCTTGTGCTGCAGGTTCTTTATCCCAGAACCGCTACCACTTGCCTGTCATTATTGTCCCTGATGGGCCTGCGGCTGTGTCCCACCATCAGCCCATACTCAAG CTACAAGTGACCGATGTTATGTCCCAGCCACTGACTCAAGCTTTTGTAAGGCTCGACTACGCCAAGTCTGCATCTAGCAAAGCCACTGTTCTGCAACAGACAGCATTTACTCTGTCAGG agaTGTCTTTGAGCTGAACTTCATGAACGTGAAACCTGCTAGTGGTTATTATGACTTCTCTATCAGTGTCGATGGAGATAAGCGCTTTATTGCTAACAAAGTTGAG CTGAAAGTGAAAGTTTCCACGGAAGTTGGGATTACTAATGTAGATCTTTCTACTGTGGATAAAGATCAGAGCATTGCGCCAAAAACAACCAG gGTAGCTTACCCAGCCAAAGCCAAGGGCTCGTTCACTGCTGACAGCCATCAGAATTTTGCTTTATCCTTCCAGCTGATAGACGTGAACAGTGGAGCTGAACTCATCCCTCACCAG ACTTTTGTCCGACTTCACAACCAGAAGACTGGCCAGGAGGTGGTGTTTGTTGCAGAACCAGACAGCAAGAATGTATACAAGTTTGAACTGGATACCTCTGAAAGGAAGACTGAATTTGACTCGGCCTCTGGTACCTACACTCTTTACTTGATAATTGGAGACGCCACTCTGGAAAATCCAATCCTGTGGAATGTG GCTGATGTTGTGATCAAATTCCCAGAAGAGGATGCGCCATCCACCGTCCAGTCCAAGAACCTCTTTGTTCCCAAACCTGAAATCCAG caCCTCTTCAGGGAACCTGAGAAGAGGCCTTCCACTGTGGTGTCAAACACTTTCACAGCCTTGATTCTCTCCCCCCTGCTTTTGCTGCTCATTCTG TGGATCAAGATAGGTGCCAACATCTCCAACTTCAGCTTTGCTCCCAGCACCATTGTTTTTCACATGGGACATGCTG CAATGTTGGGACTCATGTATGTCTACTGGACTCAGCTCAACATGTTCCAGACTCTGAAGTACTTGGCCATTTTGGGTGGCATCACATTCCTGGCAGGCAACAGGATGCTGGCTCAGAAAGCGGTGAAACG GAtcgctgcagagcagagcagtaGGTTGGCAAAGTATAGAACGCTGCGGTAA
- the RPN2 gene encoding dolichyl-diphosphooligosaccharide--protein glycosyltransferase subunit 2 isoform X2, which yields MAAPGLRLRLAAALGLLLLLAGARALAPSHRLTARDLTRLRAALERPFTDLQAAFYSIVGLSSLGVRVADEKAACSFIKSHVDSSSVDSLFYAAQSIRLLSGCEVTISNETRELLLAAVSEDSSVTQIFHAVGALSGFGLPLASQEALSALTARLSKEESVLATIQALETASYLSQQADLSGIVEEIEDLVARLDDLGGVYLQFEEGIETTALFVAAAYKLSDHVGMEPAMKEDQIIQLMNAIFSKKNFETLSEAFSVACAAGSLSQNRYHLPVIIVPDGPAAVSHHQPILKLQVTDVMSQPLTQAFVRLDYAKSASSKATVLQQTAFTLSGDVFELNFMNVKPASGYYDFSISVDGDKRFIANKVELKVKVSTEVGITNVDLSTVDKDQSIAPKTTRVAYPAKAKGSFTADSHQNFALSFQLIDVNSGAELIPHQTFVRLHNQKTGQEVVFVAEPDSKNVYKFELDTSERKTEFDSASGTYTLYLIIGDATLENPILWNVADVVIKFPEEDAPSTVQSKNLFVPKPEIQHLFREPEKRPSTVVSNTFTALILSPLLLLLILWIKIGANISNFSFAPSTIVFHMGHAAMLGLMYVYWTQLNMFQTLKYLAILGGITFLAGNRMLAQKAVKRTH from the exons ATGGCGGCGCCGG GCCTGCGGCTGCGCCTGGCGGCGGCCCTCggcctcctgctcctcctcgcCGGCGCCCGGGCCCTGGCCCCCAGCCACCGCCTCACCGCCCGCGACCTGACCCGGCTGAGGGCGGCGCTGGAGCGGCCCTTCACCGACCTGCAGGCCGCCTTCTACTCCATCGTGGGCCTCAGCAGCCTGGGGGTGCGGGTGGCGGACGAAAAG GCTGCATGCAGTTTCATCAAATCTCATGTGGACTCCAGCAGCGTGGATTCCCTCTTCTATGCGGCGCAGTCCATCCGGCTCCTGTCCGGCTGCGAG GTCACCATTTCAAATGAGaccagggagctgctgcttgcGGCTGTCAGTGAGGATTCCTCTGTCACCCAGATCTTCCACGCCGTCGGGGCCCTGAGTGGCTTTGGCCTCCCTTTAGCATCTCAGGAAGCACTGAGTGCTCTCACTGCTCGGCTTAGCAAAGAAGAAAGTGTGTTGGC AACCATCCAGGCTTTGGAGACGGCATCTTACTTGTCCCAGCAGGCAGATCTAAGTGGCATTGTTGAGGAGATAGAG GATCTTGTTGCTCGCCTGGATGATTTGGGTGGAGTTTACCTGCAGTTTGAAGAAGGAATTGAGACTACTGCACTGTTTGTTGCCGCTGCCTATAAGCTGTCAGACCATGTGGGAATGGAACCAGCAATGAAGGAG gaTCAAATTATCCAGTTGATGAATGCCATTTTTAGCAAGAAAAACTTTGAGACGCTCTCGGAGGCCTTCAGCGTTGCTTGTGCTGCAGGTTCTTTATCCCAGAACCGCTACCACTTGCCTGTCATTATTGTCCCTGATGGGCCTGCGGCTGTGTCCCACCATCAGCCCATACTCAAG CTACAAGTGACCGATGTTATGTCCCAGCCACTGACTCAAGCTTTTGTAAGGCTCGACTACGCCAAGTCTGCATCTAGCAAAGCCACTGTTCTGCAACAGACAGCATTTACTCTGTCAGG agaTGTCTTTGAGCTGAACTTCATGAACGTGAAACCTGCTAGTGGTTATTATGACTTCTCTATCAGTGTCGATGGAGATAAGCGCTTTATTGCTAACAAAGTTGAG CTGAAAGTGAAAGTTTCCACGGAAGTTGGGATTACTAATGTAGATCTTTCTACTGTGGATAAAGATCAGAGCATTGCGCCAAAAACAACCAG gGTAGCTTACCCAGCCAAAGCCAAGGGCTCGTTCACTGCTGACAGCCATCAGAATTTTGCTTTATCCTTCCAGCTGATAGACGTGAACAGTGGAGCTGAACTCATCCCTCACCAG ACTTTTGTCCGACTTCACAACCAGAAGACTGGCCAGGAGGTGGTGTTTGTTGCAGAACCAGACAGCAAGAATGTATACAAGTTTGAACTGGATACCTCTGAAAGGAAGACTGAATTTGACTCGGCCTCTGGTACCTACACTCTTTACTTGATAATTGGAGACGCCACTCTGGAAAATCCAATCCTGTGGAATGTG GCTGATGTTGTGATCAAATTCCCAGAAGAGGATGCGCCATCCACCGTCCAGTCCAAGAACCTCTTTGTTCCCAAACCTGAAATCCAG caCCTCTTCAGGGAACCTGAGAAGAGGCCTTCCACTGTGGTGTCAAACACTTTCACAGCCTTGATTCTCTCCCCCCTGCTTTTGCTGCTCATTCTG TGGATCAAGATAGGTGCCAACATCTCCAACTTCAGCTTTGCTCCCAGCACCATTGTTTTTCACATGGGACATGCTG CAATGTTGGGACTCATGTATGTCTACTGGACTCAGCTCAACATGTTCCAGACTCTGAAGTACTTGGCCATTTTGGGTGGCATCACATTCCTGGCAGGCAACAGGATGCTGGCTCAGAAAGCGGTGAAACG